GCGCCACCGATTCCTCGACGAACCCGACGATCTTGTCGCGCTGGCTCTCGTTAATGACCGGTCCGACGAGGGTCCCCTCCTCGAGCGGATTACCGATGGGAAGCTGCTCGGCGCGATCGGCCAGCCCCGCCACGTACTCGTCGTACAGGGATTCGTGGACTAGATGGCGATTGATCGAGATGCACTCCTGACCCTGGTGGGTGAACGACCCGAACGCGCCGGCGTCGACCGCACGCTCGAGGTCGGCGTCTTCGAGCACGATGTGCGCGTTGTTTCCGCCCAGTTCGAGTGCGGGCTCCGTGTACGAGCCGACGGCACGCTGGCCGACGCCGCGTCCGACTTCCGAGGAGCCGGTAAACGACATCACCGACGGAACCGAATGTCCCGAGAAGTGGTCCCCGATCTCGTGGCCGTATCCGGGGACGACATTCAGGATCCCGTCCGGGAGGCCCGCCTCTTCGAACGCCTTCGCGAGCACGAGCCCGCCCGTCAATGGGGTGTTCTCGTCCGGTTTCAACACCACACTGTTGCCCAGCGCGATTGCGGGTGCGACGACTCGGCTAGTGAGGTACAGCGGGAAGTTCCACGGTGTAATGACGCCGACGACGCCGGCCGGTTCGCGCACGAGCAGGTTCTCCTTGCCGGGCGTAACCGAATCCTTGCGTCGGCCGCCGTCGCGCATCGCTAGCCCGGCGCCGACGTCCATCGTGCCCTGTGCGAGTTGGATCTCGAAATCGGCCTTCAGCTGGACGCCGCCACACTCGACCGCGAACAGCGTCGCGAGGTCGTCGGCGTACTCACCCAGCAGTTCGCAGGCCGCGG
This portion of the Haloterrigena gelatinilytica genome encodes:
- a CDS encoding aldehyde dehydrogenase family protein, with the translated sequence MTAPSNSAARGRDVDELEIAPENGWNALYLDGEWVPAGDRELIDVENPATRTTVTRVPSGTEDDVDEAYATAEEAQAEWAERPPQERAAIVSAACELLGEYADDLATLFAVECGGVQLKADFEIQLAQGTMDVGAGLAMRDGGRRKDSVTPGKENLLVREPAGVVGVITPWNFPLYLTSRVVAPAIALGNSVVLKPDENTPLTGGLVLAKAFEEAGLPDGILNVVPGYGHEIGDHFSGHSVPSVMSFTGSSEVGRGVGQRAVGSYTEPALELGGNNAHIVLEDADLERAVDAGAFGSFTHQGQECISINRHLVHESLYDEYVAGLADRAEQLPIGNPLEEGTLVGPVINESQRDKIVGFVEESVARGATVETGGDHDGLFVEPTVLSDVTGDMPIACNEHFGPIAPVIPFESDEEAIRIANDTEYGLSGSVHSTDVARARDVADAMETGMVHINDQPLNDEPHVAFGGVGASGLGRYNDEWILETLTTLKWISIQREPREYPY